In Plasmodium falciparum 3D7 genome assembly, chromosome: 13, the following are encoded in one genomic region:
- a CDS encoding ubiquitin-activating enzyme, with product MNILCIHIVYCFIACLLLCNINQVFTLHVLNYNNGYLYKNLSFSIPLYKNLFQQKTTCKKRKQLLHIKSRGSTYNECSKNCDAYFELNKTNKNITKRIGNIPNVLRKEEKKGRHIINNTKESNNENCRYKEEKNIIINENGDKSFYQGDDIEEDLFNSNLNILESEKKYSRQIYTHGYNEEKKIRGSKIIIIGLNGISCEICKNLSLCGVHEIGIYDNNLLTYEDIDNLYLCNKKLVNEQIKSISCVDNIQKLNESCKIKAITTNLYDNILNYDIVVTVNQKTNFNIKLNNYCRENKKKFICVNTCGLFGRVFIDYGDFYYTNNIDTNTTYDNHNNIISDLYKINNLEFLKNNTIVLSYLPFYNMQLNESDKVKLLLNNNSGKNIQLDNLIIDRICRKNHKIYLSISKNKCNNSIFKIFNHIFQPFFINQLFPYFFNSFFYTYPLNLISYLFKFNKNKFLYNNYSHFFNIKKFVQENKLNYSIRLIKLPEQFRLKYISLEEYIKKQKKKTKIYNIYNNMFNIYNNVFNIYYIYIYIIKNTLKLIKENIRFVLKNIYRKLYGIRKNEHEYKNVDKLKDEEICFMIYDEIMKNKNNKELSDDDIKKFTYLCKKEKKDISNEIINQFCSCAHIELSPFSFFWGALLSQQILKGITHKFKPIHQMFYYDRRDLFPFSNISKMYYGKYMHEKNFFGEEFHKFLKKLNILLIGSGALGCEFLKLLAISGVSSNMDKISNQIHNNKQNNDFNNIKNKDKLDSTSSNLLHTNQNTNVYVPSNMEKKNNHVILQNKENNIQGCVQVVDYDYIEESNLSRQFLFRTKDINKLKCQIACENIKMINDDINCDFLKMKVDDTIFDNKDFLLKRYLLFTNKKNEIVKKQKTKNIRENPLICILCLDNLKSRILMDKFCLLNSIPLIESGIEGLKASSQVVYPFCSETYSSDSNNNTSSSNLFDEEKSNSCTITSFPRNHKHIIEFAKSVYNNMFYENVVKMNKFINDPLYFLGELCKYENILDVNNLLHFFKLTKLFFHFNLHSNIQTLWNSIFVHNILNLLKNSKQEEIVQYFDSLHKLPQPIYFNKDNKYHINFFKYAMNNYKKVFKKFMKIKDEMNEDIFYYKKEDILFTNQQDDSSLSFEKVITNLIEKNNIHMDVRKIFYFLDVIKKNATIQLYELLKKELLELFNNPLFLLSLKYVQNKKLAVNIMRDKTKIPSTLNSGDKLDHRVDTVGEMELNTIRRNIPGNISNKKNNNNNNNNYNNYNNYNNYDNNNVDVDLFCPLIYNLESNKDDINFIYSVTNIRCENYNFKKLNMFDFLKISNNIIPSIVTIVSMISALAFFEMYKIVFFLLNKNKKSKNRSTSYEQKYNVHEKELLKDLNTKKSDHKSELKKVLRHDISNVNVNNNFTESNRSCSNMNNIEMLPYKKLNIYIYNNQIIVRNNDNKNLFYFFNANYEKLKEKSKVIYNQYVNLEDDFITISELKNVDTWTYDNPIFVKKNIFFSIWNYLYIDIFCKNKNVAKDTCPLGCSGINPSHLLDNNNNNNNNNNNNNIYYNTFNILSKEKQNNMKIYINKINEHIEYILNLIKNYKEKENYENNKTYNKEESYNVLVSMLKKICDEYINVIINNIDILSSYVNKKKKNIKENRTTFDDTLQFVLHLKKTLCNIKDKIESINKNNVNPNINIKNNDHNKYISDNIKKLDNKDEREPRISNILFMLNNIKKEIENVKENILKYIDKNNLDVNTYTNNITLNELVESIEIVFNVNIQTICVQDKIIYSKFNIPSFKLYNHKYLYDILCDIFKNDKKFQARELPRTFILSIYAYDKLTNKEVVLPDVQVNVHNHADG from the coding sequence aTGAATATTTTGTGCATCCATATTGTTTACTGCTTTATCGCTTGTcttttattatgtaatataaatcaGGTGTTTACACTTCatgtattaaattataataacggTTACCTTTATAAGAATTTATCTTTTTCCATCCCTTTATATAAGAATTTATTTCAACAAAAAACCACTtgtaaaaaaaggaaacaattattacatattaaatCAAGGGGAAGTACATATAATGAGTGTTCCAAGAATTGTGATGCATATTTTGAGTTAAATAAGactaataaaaacataacaAAAAGAATTGGAAATATTCCAAATGTATtaagaaaagaagaaaaaaaaggaagacatataataaataatacgaAAGAATCAAACAATGAAAATTGTAGATataaggaagaaaaaaatataattataaatgaaaatggtGATAAATCATTTTATCAGGGAGATGATATAGAGGaagatttatttaattcaaaCTTGAACATTTTAGaaagtgaaaaaaaatatagtagacaaatatatacacacggatataatgaagagaaaaaaattagaggaagtaaaattattattattggaTTAAATGGAATAAGTTGtgaaatatgtaaaaatttaAGTTTATGTGGTGTTCACGAAATAGgtatttatgataataatctTTTAACATACGAAGATATTGATAATctttatttatgtaataaaaaattagtaaatgaacaaataaaaagtatatcTTGCGTAGATAATATACAGAAATTAAATGAAAGTTGTAAAATAAAAGCTATAACtacaaatttatatgataatattttaaattatgataTTGTGGTTACGGTAAATCAAAAAACAAATTTcaacataaaattaaataattattgtagagaaaataaaaaaaagtttatatGTGTTAATACATGTGGTTTATTTGGTAGAGTATTCATTGATTATGGTGActtttattatacaaataatattgatactAATACGACAtatgataatcataataatattattagtgATTTGTACAAAATTAATAATCTTGAATTTCTCAAAAATAATACCATTGTCTTATCATATTtacctttttataatatgcaATTAAATGAAAGTGATAAAGTAAAATTActcttaaataataattcagGAAAAAACATACAATTAGACAATCTTATCATTGATCGTATATGTAGAAAAAatcataaaatttatttatctatttcaaaaaataaatgtaataattcaatttttaaaatatttaatcaCATATTTCAACCATTCTTTATCAATCAAttatttccttattttttcaattcttttttttacacATATCCTCTGAAtttaatatcatatttattcaaatttaacaaaaacaaattcttatataataattattcgcatttttttaatattaaaaaatttgttcaggaaaataaattaaattattccATCAGATTGATAAAATTACCTGAACAGTTCAGgttgaaatatataagtttagaggaatatataaaaaagcaaaaaaaaaaaacaaaaatatataatatatataataatatgtttaatatatataataatgtgtttaatatatattatatatacatatatataataaagaatacattaaaattaataaaagaaaatattagatttgtattaaaaaatatatatagaaaattatatggaataagaaaaaatgagcatgaatataaaaatgtggaTAAATTAAAGGATGAAGAAATTTGttttatgatatatgatgaaataatgaaaaataagaataataaagaattgtcagatgatgatataaagaaatttacatatttatgtaagaaagaaaagaaagatataagtaatgaaataataaatcaattTTGTTCATGTGCTCATATTGAATTATctcctttttcatttttctggGGTGCATTATTATCACAACAAATATTGAAAGGTATAACACATAAATTTAAACCTATACATCAGatgttttattatgataGGAGAGATTTGTTTCCGTTTtctaatatatcaaaaatgtATTATGGAAAGTATATGCAtgaaaagaatttttttggTGAAGAATTTCACaaattcttaaaaaaattaaatattttattgatTGGATCAGGTGCTTTAGGTTGTGAGTTTTTAAAACTGTTGGCAATATCAGGTGTTTCATCCAATATGGATAAAATATCAAAtcaaatacataataataaacaaaataacgattttaataatataaagaataaggATAAATTAGATAGTACTTCTTCTAATTTATTACATACAAATCAAAATACAAATGTATATGTTCCAAgtaatatggaaaaaaaaaacaatcatgttatattacaaaataaagaaaacaaTATACAAGGTTGTGTTCAGGTTGTTGATTATGATTACATTGAAGAATCGAACTTGTCTAgacaatttttatttagaACAAAAgacattaataaattaaaatgtcAAATAGCTtgtgaaaatattaaaatgataaatgatgatataaattgtgattttttaaaaatgaaagttGATGATACtatttttgataataaagattttttattaaaaagatacttactttttacaaataaaaagaatgagattgttaaaaaacaaaaaacaaaaaatatacgtGAGAATCCTCTTATATGTATCTTATGTCTAGACAATTTAAAAAGTCGTATATTAATGGataaattttgtttattGAATTCAATACCTTTAATTGAATCTGGAATCGAAGGGTTAAAAGCAAGTAGTCAAGTTGTGTATCCATTTTGTAGTGAAACTTATTCTagtgatagtaataataatacatcatCTAGTAATTTATTTGACGAAGAAAAAAGTAATTCTTGTACCATAACATCCTTTCCAAGAAatcataaacatataattgaATTTGCCAAgagtgtatataataatatgttttatgAGAATGttgtaaaaatgaataaatttataaatgatcctttatattttctaGGAGAATTATgcaaatatgaaaatattttagatgttaataatttattacatttcTTTAAACTAACTAAAttgttttttcattttaatttacATAGTAATATACAAACATTATGGAATAGTAtttttgttcataatattttaaatttattaaaaaatagtaAGCAAGAGGAAATAGTACAATATTTTGATAGTTTACATAAATTACCTCAaccaatatattttaataaagataataaatatcatattaatttttttaaatatgcaatgaataattataaaaaagtttttaaaaaatttatgaaaaTTAAAGACGAAATGaatgaagatatattttattataaaaaagaagatattcTTTTTACTAATCAACAAGATGATTCATCTTTGTCATTTGAAAAGGTTATAACAAATTTGAttgagaaaaataatatacatatggatgtaagaaaaattttttattttctggatgtaataaaaaaaaatgcaacTATACAATTGTATGAATTATTGAAAAAGGAGTTACTTGAATTATTTAACAACCctctttttttgttatcGTTAAAGTatgtacaaaataaaaagttgGCTGTAAATATAATGCGTGACAAAACAAAGATACCTTCTACGTTGAATTCAGGCGATAAGTTGGATCATCGTGTTGATACTGTAGGAGAGATGGAACTAAATACGATTAGAAGGAATATCCCTGGCAATAtatctaataaaaaaaataataataataacaacaataattacaataattacaataattacaataattacgataataataatgtcgATGTTGATCTTTTTTGCCCCCTTATATACAATCTAGAAAGTAATAAGGATgacattaattttatttatagtgTAACCAACATAAGATgcgaaaattataatttcaaaaaattaaatatgtttGACTTTTTGAAGATAAGCAATAATATCATTCCATCTATTGTTACTATCGTTTCTATGATATCAGCTTTGGCTTTCTTTGAAATGTACAAGATAGTGTTTTTCTtacttaataaaaataaaaaatcgaAAAATAGGTCTACTTCATATGAACAGAAATATAATGTTCATGAGAAAGAGTTATTAAAAGATTTGAACACAAAAAAATCGGACCATAAAAGTGAATTGAAAAAAGTATTACGACATGATATATCAAATgttaatgttaataataattttactgAGAGTAACAGAAGTTGTAGTAATATGAACAACATAGAAATGTtaccatataaaaaattaaatatttatatatataacaaccAAATAATTGTaagaaataatgataataaaaatttattttatttttttaatgctaattatgaaaaattaaaagaaaaatcaaaagtaatatataatcaatatGTAAATTTAGAAGATGATTTTATTACCATATcggaattaaaaaatgtagataCATGGACATATGACAATCCTATTTTtgtgaagaaaaatatttttttttctatatggaattatttatatatagatatattttgtaaaaataaaaacgtGGCAAAAGATACTTGTCCTTTGGGATGTTCTGGGATAAATCCTTCACATCTTCtagacaataataataataataataataataataataataataatatatattataatacttttaatattttatctaaagaaaaacaaaataatatgaaaatatatataaataaaataaatgaacatattgaatatatcttgaatttaattaaaaattataaagaaaaggaaaattatgaaaacaataaaacatataataaggAAGAATCATATAATGTACTTGTTAGCATGCTAAAGAAGATTTgtgatgaatatattaatgtaatcataaataatattgatatattatcttcttatgtaaataagaaaaagaaaaacattaAAGAAAATAGGACCACATTTGATGATACGCTTCAATTTGTTTTACATCTCAAAAAAACATTgtgtaatataaaagataaaatagaaagtataaacaaaaataacgTAAatccaaatataaatataaaaaataatgaccataataaatatattagtgataatataaaaaaacttGATAATAAGGATGAAAGAGAACCACGTATTAGTAATATCCTGTTCatgttaaataatattaaaaaagaaatagaaaatgtaaaagaaaatattcttaaatatattgataaaaataatttagatgtgaatacatatacaaataatataacattaaaCGAATTAGTAGAATCCATCGAAATTGTTTTTAATGTAAATATTCAAACAATTTGTGTACAGgacaaaattatttattctaAGTTTAATATCCCTTCATTTAAACTGTATAaccataaatatttatatgatatccTTTGTGATATATTTAAGAACGATAAAAAGTTTCAAGCACGGGAATTACCAAGAACCTTTATTCTGAGCATATATGCATATGATAAGTTGACGAATAAGGAGGTCGTTCTTCCTGATGTACAGGTTAATGTTCATAATCACGCGGATGggtga
- a CDS encoding transmembrane emp24 domain-containing protein, putative gives MKKILWLCLVIIFEIIGYNGLEIYIKMKGKKLKCIKERINKDTLVISKFKTNHKNALVSLYIYDVDVNEKNFHTQPKLPIFETVNKHDIKTAFTTFYSSSYSFCAYNNSDKLIEVYFEIKYGTEARDYAQVAKTEHLNQGTLYLKQILDQMNIFHVNLKRIRSDEDKEKKAHDKLNDTLMWFSFLNIIIIVIAAIVQDFYFKKFFTSKKII, from the coding sequence atgaaaaaaatacttTGGTTGTGCCttgttataatatttgaAATAATTGGATATAATGgtttagaaatatatataaaaatgaaaggaaagaaattaaaatgtataaaagaAAGGATAAATAAAGATACATTAGTTATAAGTAAATTCAAAACAAATCATAAAAATGCTTTagtatcattatatatatatgatgttgATGTTAATGAAAAGAATTTTCATACACAACCTAAATTACCTATATTTGAAACCGTTAATAAACATGATATAAAAACAGCCTTTACAACATTTTATTCATCATCTTATTCATTTTGTGCTTACAATAATTCGGACAAACTTATCGAAGTATATTTCGAAATTAAATATGGAACTGAAGCTAGAGATTATGCACAAGTAGCCAAGACGGAACATTTAAATCAAGGtactttatatttaaaacaaatattagATCAAATGAATATTTTCCATGTTAATCTTAAAAGAATAAGATCGGAtgaagataaagaaaaaaaagctcatgataaattaaatgatacATTGATGTGGTTCTCTTTtctcaatattattattattgttatagcTGCCATTGTTCAGGActtttatttcaaaaaattcTTCACCTCAAAaaagattatataa
- a CDS encoding isoleucine--tRNA ligase, putative, which produces MLRFVNESFLKVSNKELVHINIHISRNNLFFNKRIIRRVDNIIRVDIDRLSYYISGYRVNKLLSFVNFNKRIHTLRLEEMVTLTFTGISDNPNIVEEEERILKYWEDIDAFNLSNELSKNKKPYIFYDGPPFATGLPHYGHLLAGIIKDCVTRYFYQSNFYVERRFGWDCHGLPVEYEIEKENNINKREDILNMGIDVYNEKCRGIVLKYSKEWVATVQRIGRWIDFKNDYKTMDKSFMESVWWVFSELYKNNYIYKSFKVMPYSCKCNTPISNFELNLNYKDTPDPSIIISFILCSDFPKVKNVYNIQDDIQPLVQKYSVLYDCYMKSEKCDTSNEKHADEDIYSDHINVNKNNNKNNNSNNNNNNNTNCNDNNNINLNYNNNCYAQHCEVFAWTTTPWTLPSNLALCVNEHFIYLRVYHIESQRMFIFAECRLEWIMKELKWNVENIKIVNRFLGSELKELKYKPLFTNFYEKHNFKERAYKIIADDFVSDDAGTGIVHCAPSYGEDDYRVCCKYGIIDPESNILIDPLDWNGYFTNEVEELKDMYIKDADNVIKKKLKENNRLMSNNTIVHSYPFCWRSDTPLIYRAIPAWFVRVSNSTNKLVENNETTYWIPAHVKEKKFHNWIKDAKDWCISRNRYWGTPIPIWCDEKMETVICVESIKHLEELSGIKNINDLHRHYIDNIEIKNPKGDTYPKLKRIPEVFDCWFESGSMPYAKVHYPFSTETNDFHKIFPADFIAEGLDQTRGWFYTLLVISTLLFNKAPFKNLICNGLVLASDGKKMSKRLKNYPDPLYILNKYGADSLRLYLINSVAVRAENLKFQEKGVNEIVKSFILPYYHSFRFFSQEVTRYETTNKMQFLFNTDYIYKNDNIMDQWIFSSLQSLINSVHTEMKAYKLYNVLPKLLNFIENLTNWYIRLNRDRMRGMLGKENTHQSLNVLCRTLYLFTIIMAPFTPFISEYIYQFLKNIKYTNNQNMEHNENNETTNIKEEDLNRNDIHKSVHFIMLPQVDDKYIIKYEFIELIEHMKDVILLGRNLREKRKTPNKKPLKSLTILHKNESFFKHFDRISNYIKEELNILNVEYSNDISCLNFSAIPNFKKLGVKLGYNIKNIQNKIKNMNAEDIKLFQQNKQIIIDNILLEQDDIIIQMNHNIQNDNTEAISNNYITILMDFTADQQLENMASAREICNHIQKIRKNLSLNQNSPVLMHIYIYDQTFKNHMLNENEYIKKCLRRNLNIIDLEKDVQNLTDKFFEEKITVNEKEVLVIFTNQ; this is translated from the coding sequence atgttaagATTTGTCAATGAATCTTTTTTGAAGGTTTCAAATAAAGAGcttgtacatataaatatacatataagtagaaacaatttattttttaataaaaggataataagaagagttgataatattataagagTAGATATAGATAGATTAAGTTATTACATATCAGGATATCGTGTTAATAAATTGTTATCGtttgttaattttaataaaagaatCCATACATTAAGATTAGAAGAAATGGTAACATTAACATTTACAGGAATAAGTGATAATCCAAATATAGTAGAGGAAGAAGAAaggatattaaaatattggGAAGATATTGATGcatttaatttatcaaatgaattatctaaaaataaaaagccatatatattttatgatggACCTCCCTTTGCAACAGGATTACCACATTATGGTCATTTATTAGCTGGGATTATAAAAGATTGTGTTACTagatatttttatcaatCCAATTTTTATGTTGAGAGAAGGTTTGGATGGGATTGCCATGGATTACCCGTTGAATATGAAATAGAAAAAgagaataatattaataaaagagaagatatattaaatatgggTATTGatgtatataatgaaaaatgtcGAGGAattgttttaaaatattctaaAGAATGGGTAGCAACCGTTCAACGTATTGGTAGGTGGATTGATTTTAAGAATGATTATAAAACTATGGATAAAAGTTTTATGGAAAGTGTTTGGTGGGTTTTTagtgaattatataaaaataattatatttataaatcttTTAAAGTTATGCCCTATTCATGTAAATGTAATACACCCATATCCAATTTtgaattaaatttaaattataaagataCACCAGATCCAAGTATTATAATtagttttatattatgttctGATTTCCCGAAGgtcaaaaatgtatataatatacaagaTGATATCCAACCACTTGTTCAGAAATATTCGGTTCTTTATGATTGTTATATGAAAAGCGAAAAATGTGACACGTCCAATGAAAAACATGCTGATGAGGATATTTACAGTGATCACAttaatgttaataaaaataataataaaaataataatagtaataataataataataataatacaaattgtaatgataataataatataaatttaaattataataacaattgTTATGCTCAACATTGTGAAGTGTTTGCATGGACCACCACACCCTGGACCTTGCCATCAAACCTTGCTCTCTGTGTTAATGAacatttcatttatttaagAGTGTATCATATAGAAAGTCAAAGAATGTTTATTTTTGCTGAATGTAGATTAGAATGGATTATGAAAGAATTAAAATGGAATGTAGAAAATATCAAAATTGTGAATCGTTTTCTTGGTAGTGAactaaaagaattaaaatataaacccTTATTTACgaatttttatgaaaaacataattttaaagaaagagcatataaaataattgcTGATGATTTTGTAAGTGATGATGCTGGTACAGGTATCGTACATTGTGCTCCGTCTTATGGTGAAGACGATTATCGAGTATGTTGTAAATATGGTATCATAGATCCGGaaagtaatatattaattgatCCTCTAGATTGGAATGGATATTTTACTAACGAAGTAGAAGAATTAAaagatatgtatataaaagatgctgataatgttataaagaaaaagttaaaagaaaataatcgACTAATGAGTAATAATACTATTGTCCACTCGTATCCATTTTGTTGGAGAAGTGATACACCATTAATATATAGAGCTATCCCAGCTTGGTTTGTACGTGTAAGTAATTCAACAAATAAATTAGTTGAGAATAATGAAACAACTTATTGGATCCCAGCACAtgtaaaagagaaaaaatttCATAATTGGATTAAGGATGCAAAAGATTGGTGTATTAGTAGAAATAGATATTGGGGTACACCTATACCTATATGGTGTGATGAAAAAATGGAAACTGTTATATGTGTTGAAAGTATAAAACATTTAGAAGAATTATCtggtattaaaaatattaatgatttACATAGACattatattgataatattgaaataaaaaatcccAAAGGTGATACATATCccaaattaaaaagaataccAGAAGTTTTTGATTGTTGGTTTGAAAGTGGTTCTATGCCTTATGCTAAAGTACATTATCCATTTTCTACAGAAACAAATGATTTCCATAAAATATTCCCTGCAGATTTTATAGCAGAAGGATTAGATCAAACTCGAGGTTGGTTTTATACATTACTAGTTATTAGTACATTACTTTTTAATAAGGCtccttttaaaaatttaatttgtaATGGTTTAGTTCTAGCATCTgatggaaaaaaaatgagtaaacgtttaaaaaattatccagatccattatatatattaaataaatatggtgCTGATAGTTTAcgattatatttaataaattcagTTGCTGTACGTGctgaaaatttaaaatttcAAGAAAAAGGAGTAAACGAAATTGTCAAAAGTTTTATATTACCATACTATCATAGTTTTAGATTCTTTTCTCAAGAAGTTACAAGATATGAAACTACAAATAAGATGCAATTCTTATTTAATAcagattatatttataaaaatgacaaTATTATGGATCAATGGATTTTTTCCTCTTTACAAAGTTTAATAAATTCAGTACATACAGAAATGAAggcatataaattatataatgtacTTCCTAagttattaaattttatagaGAATTTAACAAATTGGTATATTAGATTGAATAGAGATCGTATGAGAGGTATGTTAGGTAAAGAAAATACTCACCAATCATTAAATGTTTTATGTAGaacattatatttgtttacaATAATTATGGCCCCTTTTACACCTTTCATCTCGGAATATATTTAccaatttttaaaaaatataaaatatacaaataaccAAAATATGGaacataatgaaaataacgAAACAACTAATATAAAAGAGGAAGACCTAAATCGAAACGATATACATAAAAGTgtacattttattatgttaccACAAGTAGatgacaaatatattataaaatatgaatttataGAACTTATTGAACACATGAAAGATGTCATTTTGTTAGGAAGAAATTTAAGAGAAAAACGAAAAACACCAAATAAGAAACCATTGAAATCATTAAcaatattacataaaaatgaatcattttttaaacattttgATCGTATatctaattatataaaagaagaattaaatattCTTAATGTAGAATATTCCAATGATATTTCATGTTTAAATTTTTCAGCAATACCGAATTTTAAGAAATTAGGAGTAAAATTAGGATataatatcaaaaatatacaaaataaaattaaaaatatgaatgcagaagatattaaattatttcaacaaaataaacaaattattatagataatatattattagaacaagatgatattataatacaaatgaatcataatatacaaaatgataatacGGAAGCTAttagtaataattatattactatattaATGGATTTTACAGCTGATCAACAATTAGAAAATATGGCTAGCGCAAGAGAAATCTGTAATCATATACAAAAAATCAGAAAAAATTTATCATTAAATCAAAACTCACCTGTACtcatgcatatatatatatatgatcaaACATTTAAAAATCATATGCTTAAcgaaaatgaatatatcaaaaaatgcTTAAGAAGAAATCTAAATATAATTGATCTTGAAAAGGATGTACAGAATTTGACCGACAAATTCTTCGAGGAAAAAATTACTGTTAATGAAAAGGAGGTACTCGTCATTTTTACCAaccaataa
- a CDS encoding 20 kDa chaperonin, with protein MKIIFLLNIVILFLTNVLTKKHVISNTLNFINVNPKQFNNSTKRLKATEYKIDNKVIRGPLTPLNEYILIQKDEAGDTTDSGVFIGDTLKKNQYIGKVLSVGAGAINTKNGERIPIDIQVGDVVIFNPNDGNKVKYNDKECLLISNEEVLGKINDSNEINPLNITPLYDRVLIKLINPNVNSDSLIIIPESKNNDKVTDGQVVAIGNGIYDENNQKVPIDLRIDDYIKFSPFSNESCEFTYQNAKYTFVKARYVMAKY; from the exons atgaaaattatatttcttttaaatattgtaatattatttttaactaatgtattaacaaaaaaacacGTGATAAGTAATACACTA aattttataaatgttaATCCTAAACAATTTAATAATAGTACAAAAAGATTAAAAGCTACAG aataTAAAATTGATAATAAAGTAATTAGAGGTCCTCTCACACCTttgaatgaatatattttaattcaaAAGGATGAGGCCGGTGACACGACCGACAGTGGAGTGTTTATTGGAGATACT ttaaaaaaaaatcaatataTTGGAAAAGTCTTAAGTGTCGGAGCTGGGGCaattaatacaaaaaatgg tgAAAGAATACCTATAGACATTCAAGTTGGTGATGTTGTCATTTTTAACCCGAACGATGGGAATAAG gtaaaatataatgataaggaGTGCTTATTAATATCAAACGAAGAGGTATTAGGGAAAATAAACGATTCAAATGAAATTAATCCATTGAATATTACACCTTTATATGACCGTGTGTTAATAAAATTGATAAATCCGAACGTTAATTCGGACTCCTTAATAATTATACCAGaatcaaaaaataatgataaagtAACAGATGGACAGGTTGTAGCAATAGGTAATGgaatatatgatgaaaataatcaaAAGGTACCTATAGACTTAAGAATAGatgattatattaaattttcacCTTTTTCAAATGAAAGTTGTGAATTTACTTACCAGAACGCtaaatatacatttgtaAAGGCTAGATATGTCATGGCCAAATATTAA